A stretch of Spirosoma oryzicola DNA encodes these proteins:
- a CDS encoding NAD-dependent epimerase/dehydratase family protein has translation MKTVLLTGANGFLGGHLCRELLHRNYAVRAFVRRDSDNRALDGLPVDIWTGDIREAANVRAATYGCDYVIHAGALAQVNPARSRKVVDVNIGGTAAVLAAAIQANVERLVFVGTANVFGFGSRSKPGDENSPYAGARYGLDYMDSKRAATDLVLDAVRNDELPAVLVHPTFMLGPLDYRVTSNALLLALFRRQMVGIPAGGKNYVHVTDVAKATVNALTKGTVGQSYILGHENLSYREFFSLVADETNVSPPALSIPPIAASLIGQLSELPYRLFGRPARLNGAMARVANDKHYFTVTKAIQALDLQQTPIRDAVRQTFDWFRQHTDL, from the coding sequence ATGAAAACGGTATTACTAACAGGTGCAAACGGCTTTTTAGGCGGACATTTATGTCGTGAATTGCTCCACCGTAATTATGCCGTTCGCGCTTTTGTTCGCCGGGATAGCGACAATCGGGCACTCGACGGTTTGCCAGTAGACATCTGGACGGGTGATATTCGGGAAGCCGCCAATGTCCGGGCCGCTACCTATGGCTGCGATTACGTGATCCATGCCGGTGCTTTAGCGCAAGTCAATCCGGCCCGTTCGCGGAAAGTAGTCGACGTTAATATCGGAGGGACAGCGGCTGTTCTGGCCGCTGCTATACAGGCCAATGTGGAACGGTTGGTGTTTGTAGGCACGGCCAACGTTTTTGGCTTCGGTTCCAGAAGTAAGCCTGGTGACGAGAACTCTCCGTACGCGGGTGCGCGCTACGGTCTGGATTACATGGATAGTAAACGAGCCGCCACGGACCTGGTCCTCGACGCTGTTCGTAACGATGAACTACCTGCGGTACTCGTCCATCCGACATTTATGCTTGGTCCGCTGGATTACCGAGTTACATCCAACGCCTTACTGCTGGCCCTCTTTCGACGACAGATGGTGGGTATTCCCGCCGGTGGCAAAAATTACGTTCACGTCACGGACGTAGCCAAGGCAACCGTCAATGCGTTGACAAAAGGAACAGTGGGGCAGTCGTACATTCTCGGCCACGAGAATCTAAGCTATCGCGAGTTTTTCTCACTGGTTGCCGATGAAACAAACGTTAGCCCGCCCGCATTGTCCATTCCACCGATAGCGGCCTCGCTAATTGGTCAATTAAGCGAACTGCCTTATCGCTTGTTTGGCCGACCGGCTCGACTTAATGGGGCCATGGCTCGTGTGGCTAATGACAAGCACTACTTTACCGTTACGAAAGCAATTCAAGCACTGGATTTGCAACAAACCCCGATTCGGGACGCGGTCAGGCAGACGTTCGACTGGTTTCGCCAACATACCGATCTTTGA
- a CDS encoding DUF4397 domain-containing protein, protein MRSILTTLLLVSAGLLLLACGDEANFLNSVAPATGARVKFYHLAPDAAGIDIYVNDQKFSGVNTVPPATSLPLSYTNSFPNQDYATITPGTAKVRAVAPASTTASSDATLATTDLTVQDNTYTSVFFYGNSPTYNSLVLTDNLTAADPTKAYVRLINFVSGADASATYDLAINGVVVASGIAPLKGSAAFTAIPSIAFATTAVPAQLRLTGTTTVVGTAYTIQPYAGRFYTFIARGVVGGTGTRAPNLTISTNR, encoded by the coding sequence ATGAGATCTATTCTAACAACACTTTTGCTCGTTAGCGCTGGCCTGCTCCTGCTCGCCTGTGGCGATGAAGCGAACTTCCTGAATTCAGTAGCTCCCGCAACGGGCGCCCGGGTGAAATTCTATCACCTAGCCCCCGATGCTGCGGGTATCGATATCTACGTAAACGATCAAAAGTTTTCGGGTGTCAATACGGTGCCCCCGGCCACGTCGCTTCCGTTGAGTTACACGAATTCTTTTCCAAACCAGGATTACGCAACCATAACACCGGGTACGGCTAAAGTACGCGCTGTCGCTCCCGCCAGTACAACGGCTAGTTCGGACGCTACGTTGGCGACGACAGATCTTACCGTTCAGGATAATACGTACACCTCTGTGTTTTTTTACGGAAATTCGCCAACGTACAACAGCTTAGTACTCACCGACAATCTTACCGCTGCTGACCCCACGAAAGCGTACGTCCGGCTCATTAACTTTGTATCAGGGGCCGATGCCAGCGCTACCTACGATTTAGCGATTAACGGTGTCGTGGTGGCATCGGGCATTGCTCCTTTGAAAGGTAGTGCAGCCTTCACAGCGATCCCATCGATTGCCTTCGCGACCACCGCTGTACCCGCTCAGCTCAGACTGACAGGCACCACAACCGTTGTAGGAACGGCCTACACCATCCAGCCGTATGCCGGTCGTTTTTATACATTCATTGCGCGAGGTGTAGTAGGCGGTACCGGAACCAGAGCCCCTAATCTAACCATTTCAACGAATCGCTAA
- a CDS encoding SusD/RagB family nutrient-binding outer membrane lipoprotein translates to MKRITILTLLLGLFTLSSCEKYLDINRDPSNPQVAEGYVLLPPMFANMAFGEQFDSRFIGKYIQNWGEATANDTWDRMGYAPGSDNAGNIWRTHYWNLGENIRLVLDDAKAKQKWDYSGAAKAIFAWSWQTTTDYHGEMILKQAFEPNRYVFDYDTQEEVYAYVRQLANDALTDLNRTDGAVSQASLARGDLAYGGDRSKWIKFVYGVLARNANHLSNKSTYNPDAVIDFCNKSLASNADNFNVPFTAGGNSSLANFFGPSRSNLGTYRQTDFLVSLLDGRVFNGVVDPRQSILTSASPDGVYRGVTVTQGDPNNVNNNTKRIPTVWGEVANLVVSGTTPGKYIYRDGASFPILTYAEIQFIKAEAAFIKGDKATALSAYQAGIGAALDYAAVSGADKAKYLASAAVAQSASALKINDIMLQKYLALVGHGIIESWVDLRRYHYSSSVYTGFTPPSTEQLYPDNNGKLVYRVRPRYNSEYVWNRASLDKYGGNAIDYHTVEQWFSLK, encoded by the coding sequence ATGAAACGAATCACAATACTCACACTCTTACTGGGTTTGTTTACGCTCAGTAGCTGTGAAAAATACCTCGACATAAACCGTGATCCTTCCAATCCACAGGTTGCTGAGGGTTACGTTCTGCTGCCGCCTATGTTTGCCAATATGGCCTTCGGCGAACAGTTCGATTCGCGCTTTATCGGCAAATACATTCAGAACTGGGGCGAAGCTACGGCCAATGATACCTGGGACCGGATGGGTTACGCACCGGGTTCCGACAATGCCGGTAACATCTGGCGGACGCATTACTGGAACCTGGGCGAGAATATTCGTCTGGTGTTGGACGATGCCAAGGCTAAACAGAAATGGGACTACAGCGGAGCGGCCAAAGCGATCTTTGCCTGGAGCTGGCAGACAACGACCGATTACCACGGCGAAATGATCTTGAAACAAGCCTTCGAGCCTAACCGCTACGTATTCGATTACGACACGCAGGAGGAAGTTTACGCGTACGTTCGTCAGTTAGCCAACGACGCACTGACGGATCTTAACCGCACCGATGGGGCCGTCTCACAGGCATCGCTGGCGCGGGGTGATCTGGCCTACGGTGGCGACCGCAGCAAATGGATTAAGTTTGTGTATGGTGTACTGGCCCGCAATGCCAACCACCTCAGCAACAAAAGCACCTACAACCCGGATGCGGTTATTGACTTCTGCAACAAGTCGCTGGCCAGCAATGCCGACAACTTCAACGTACCGTTTACCGCAGGGGGCAACTCATCGCTGGCTAATTTCTTTGGTCCTTCCCGCAGCAACCTGGGTACCTATCGGCAAACTGATTTTCTGGTGAGCCTGCTGGACGGTCGTGTTTTCAACGGTGTAGTCGATCCTCGTCAGTCGATTCTAACATCGGCCTCTCCCGATGGTGTATACAGGGGTGTAACCGTAACACAGGGTGACCCAAACAACGTAAATAACAATACGAAGCGCATTCCAACGGTCTGGGGCGAAGTGGCTAACCTGGTTGTATCGGGCACAACACCCGGTAAGTACATCTACCGAGACGGCGCTTCATTCCCAATCCTGACTTACGCCGAGATTCAGTTTATTAAAGCGGAAGCCGCTTTTATCAAGGGCGACAAAGCAACAGCACTAAGCGCCTACCAGGCGGGCATCGGGGCAGCCCTCGACTACGCGGCTGTATCCGGAGCCGACAAGGCAAAGTATCTGGCGAGTGCCGCCGTAGCGCAATCGGCCAGCGCGCTGAAGATCAATGATATTATGCTGCAAAAGTACCTGGCGCTGGTCGGTCACGGGATCATCGAAAGTTGGGTAGATCTGCGTCGGTATCACTACTCATCAAGTGTTTATACCGGTTTTACACCCCCATCAACCGAGCAGCTTTATCCCGACAACAACGGTAAACTGGTGTATCGGGTGCGGCCCCGCTACAATTCCGAGTATGTCTGGAACCGGGCTTCACTGGATAAATACGGCGGTAATGCAATTGATTATCACACTGTCGAACAGTGGTTTTCTCTGAAATAA
- a CDS encoding SusC/RagA family TonB-linked outer membrane protein: protein MQSFIRSFLLLLIGLSVMTGAYAQDRMITGKVTSATDGTVLPGANIQVKGSSRGTTTDGNGNYKISVGPNATLVVSLIGMISQTVDVGSKNQVDVSLAESSSELNEVVVTALGIRQEKRNLGYSVGEVKGADISNAQRDNFLVGMQGRVAGLTMTTTSGTPGASASIQLRGASSIGGNNQPLFVVDGLPIDNRTFNQGALVSNRPNRDNDYLNRAADINPNDIESITVLKGPEAAALYGIDASSGAIVITTKKGTKGPGRVTYDNRFQSTEVYRFPEAQTVYGRGTQSYSNANATTYFGPRYAADAPIYDNVRSFFKKGFTQVHNLGIEGGSDNATYRLSTNYTNQSGVVPTTGYKRLSVRLTGTAKIGPKLDVMSSFNYVNTQVDKAIRGNNGFLLGLLSWPANDDITNYLNPDGTRRILLGSINQGEADNPFFSVNKNRNGDITNRTISNFQLNYNPTAWLSLTGRFGADIYSTQSNLFLSPESWQGTDVTLGGYSTRGSVENALENSQLLNANFLATLKKNFGKLSTSLLLGTTVDDRNYKVTTAYGEKLYLPDFNSVNNTDPTTQRNKYTQTMQRLQSVLGSLTLNYDDLLILTLTGRNDWSSTLPAANRSFFYPAASLAFNFSDLPALKNRGNTFYYGKLRASYGQTGRDAPPYQVNSTLVPQTTTGGGFAYGFYGSNPNLKPERGESYEFGTELMFWGGRFGLDFAYYNKTLSQQIVTQRLSYGTGYIFGLLNGGTFNNQGIELQLKGSPIKKADYGWDVILNFTKLNTDVKNLPADVPEYYNSDTWVYLNARSSAFVNNLPNYFPSTNPAYRSYNFDYYQRGSGSATAIGGYSYARNKNGDILINPLNGLPITNTNFLPIGDRNPDFSIGLTNSFRYKSLSLSFLLDIRKGGDVFNGTAMYLWRNGLSKKSLDRDTPVTFKGVLRDGKEDTDAPTANTIQVIPSLRSADYYNSIPESEFVEKDINWLRLRDVTISYVLPSSLLNGNKVFKQASVFVNGTDLFLLTNYTGADPNVNGTTATSGGVGAGGIDYGTLSVPRGLSAGFRIGF, encoded by the coding sequence ATGCAATCATTTATACGCAGTTTCTTGCTGCTGTTGATTGGGTTATCAGTGATGACAGGTGCCTATGCCCAAGATCGGATGATCACGGGGAAGGTCACGTCAGCCACCGATGGTACAGTATTACCCGGAGCAAACATCCAGGTTAAAGGCTCAAGCCGGGGAACGACAACGGACGGGAACGGGAATTACAAAATCTCGGTCGGTCCAAACGCAACGCTGGTTGTCAGCTTGATTGGTATGATAAGCCAAACCGTTGACGTTGGTTCCAAGAATCAGGTAGACGTTAGTTTGGCAGAATCGTCGTCAGAACTAAACGAAGTTGTAGTAACGGCATTGGGTATCCGCCAGGAAAAACGCAATTTGGGCTACTCGGTTGGCGAAGTAAAGGGTGCCGATATTTCCAATGCCCAGCGCGATAATTTTCTGGTCGGGATGCAGGGACGCGTGGCGGGTCTGACCATGACCACCACCTCGGGAACCCCCGGCGCATCGGCCTCGATTCAACTGCGGGGTGCCAGCTCGATTGGCGGCAACAACCAACCTTTATTCGTAGTAGACGGTCTACCCATTGATAACCGCACGTTTAATCAAGGCGCGCTGGTGTCGAACCGGCCCAACCGCGACAACGATTACCTGAACCGGGCGGCTGACATTAACCCTAACGACATTGAAAGCATTACGGTCCTCAAAGGCCCCGAAGCAGCCGCTCTTTACGGTATCGATGCCTCGTCGGGAGCCATTGTTATCACAACGAAAAAAGGAACGAAAGGTCCCGGTCGCGTAACGTATGACAACCGCTTTCAGAGCACAGAAGTATATCGTTTTCCCGAAGCGCAAACTGTATACGGACGAGGTACACAAAGCTATAGCAACGCAAACGCGACGACGTACTTCGGTCCAAGATACGCAGCTGATGCGCCCATTTATGACAACGTGCGGAGCTTCTTCAAAAAGGGGTTTACGCAGGTTCACAATCTGGGTATCGAAGGGGGAAGTGACAACGCAACGTACCGCTTATCGACCAATTACACCAATCAATCGGGCGTAGTACCCACTACCGGCTACAAACGTCTGTCAGTACGACTAACCGGAACGGCTAAAATTGGGCCTAAGCTAGACGTGATGAGTTCGTTCAACTACGTAAATACGCAGGTTGACAAGGCCATTCGCGGAAATAACGGCTTTTTGCTGGGTCTGTTGAGCTGGCCAGCCAACGACGACATCACCAATTACCTGAACCCCGATGGAACACGACGGATTTTGCTGGGAAGTATCAACCAGGGCGAAGCGGACAACCCCTTCTTCTCGGTCAACAAGAATAGAAACGGCGATATTACAAACCGGACCATCAGCAACTTTCAGCTCAATTACAATCCGACGGCGTGGTTAAGCCTGACAGGGCGTTTCGGAGCGGACATTTATTCGACTCAGAGCAATTTGTTTCTGAGTCCTGAATCGTGGCAGGGAACCGACGTAACGCTCGGCGGTTATTCGACCCGAGGGTCAGTTGAAAATGCGCTCGAAAACAGCCAGCTACTGAACGCTAACTTCCTGGCCACGCTGAAGAAAAACTTCGGCAAGCTGAGTACATCGCTACTATTGGGTACTACCGTCGATGACCGTAACTACAAGGTTACGACGGCGTACGGCGAAAAGCTGTATCTGCCTGACTTTAATTCGGTTAACAATACAGACCCGACTACACAACGCAACAAATACACACAGACCATGCAGCGCTTGCAGAGCGTGCTGGGAAGTCTGACGCTGAACTACGACGACTTGCTAATTCTGACCCTGACAGGACGTAATGACTGGTCGTCGACGCTACCAGCTGCCAACCGGAGCTTCTTCTACCCAGCCGCTTCCCTGGCCTTCAATTTCTCGGATCTGCCTGCTCTGAAAAACCGGGGAAACACATTCTACTACGGTAAGCTACGAGCCAGTTACGGACAAACCGGACGCGATGCACCACCGTATCAGGTTAATTCGACGCTGGTTCCGCAGACGACAACGGGCGGTGGTTTTGCCTACGGTTTTTACGGGAGCAACCCAAACTTAAAACCAGAGCGGGGCGAAAGCTACGAATTCGGTACCGAGTTGATGTTCTGGGGCGGTCGGTTCGGTCTTGACTTTGCCTACTACAACAAAACGCTGTCACAGCAGATCGTTACGCAACGGCTGAGCTACGGCACGGGCTACATCTTCGGGCTGCTCAACGGCGGTACGTTCAATAACCAGGGGATTGAGCTGCAATTGAAAGGGTCGCCGATTAAGAAAGCCGATTATGGCTGGGACGTGATTCTGAACTTTACGAAGTTGAACACCGACGTAAAAAACCTGCCCGCTGACGTACCGGAATATTATAACTCCGACACCTGGGTGTACCTGAACGCTCGTTCTAGTGCGTTTGTCAACAACTTGCCGAATTATTTCCCCAGTACCAACCCAGCGTACCGAAGCTACAACTTCGACTACTATCAACGGGGCAGCGGTTCGGCTACAGCGATTGGGGGCTACAGTTACGCGCGGAACAAAAACGGCGACATCCTGATCAATCCGCTCAACGGATTGCCCATCACCAACACGAACTTCTTGCCCATCGGCGATCGGAACCCCGATTTCTCGATTGGTCTGACAAACTCGTTCCGGTACAAATCGCTGAGCCTGTCGTTCCTGCTCGACATTCGGAAAGGGGGCGACGTGTTCAATGGTACAGCGATGTACCTCTGGCGGAATGGCTTAAGCAAGAAATCGCTCGACCGCGATACACCCGTAACGTTCAAAGGCGTGCTACGCGACGGCAAAGAAGATACCGACGCGCCAACGGCCAACACGATACAGGTTATTCCATCTCTTCGCTCAGCCGATTATTACAACTCGATTCCCGAATCGGAGTTCGTCGAAAAAGACATCAACTGGCTGCGGCTGCGCGATGTGACGATCAGCTACGTACTACCTTCTTCGCTTTTGAATGGCAATAAGGTATTTAAGCAGGCCAGCGTTTTTGTGAACGGTACGGATCTATTCCTGCTGACCAATTACACGGGCGCTGACCCGAACGTAAACGGTACAACGGCAACCTCCGGGGGCGTTGGCGCGGGAGGTATCGACTACGGTACACTGTCTGTTCCTCGCGGTTTGTCTGCCGGTTTCCGGATTGGATTCTAA